CGGCAATGCAGCGAACCGTCATAGCGCCGTTGCCATAGCGGGTCAAACCACCCCCGACCTGGATCAGGGGCGCCTTGGCTGCAGCATAGGCCCGCGCCAGATCACGGATTGTATCAGCCGGAAGCCCGCAGATGGCAGCCATCTGCTCAGGCCTGCAATCCGGCAGAACCTGGCCACAAAGTTCCTCAAAACCAATCACGTTGTCACGGATAAATGCCTGATCCAGCAGCCCTTCTGCCACCATCACCTGCAGCATCCCCAGGGCCAGGGCGCTGTCACTGCCCGGCTTGACGATGATCGCCCGGTCCACGGCCTGACAGGTAGGAGTCTGGTAGGTATCAATAGCCCAGACCTGGGCCCCCTGTTTCCGGGCCGCCTGGCTGGCAGCCATGCTGTGGATACTGGTGGCAGCGGCGTTCAGCCCCCAGAGGATAATCAGGTCACTCTTGCTGCGCTCTGCAGGATCAAGGGCCGGGGTATCCCCCATCACCGCCTTCCAGCCGTAATCCTTGGCAGGGGTACAGATGGTGCGGGCCAGACGGCTGGCCCCCAGTTTATGGAAGAAGGGATGGCCGCTGTTACGCTGCACCAGCCCCATGGTACCGGCATAGGAATAGGGCAGGATTGACTCGGCACCATACTGCGGAATGATCTCCTGCCAGCGGGAGCAGATCCGCTGCACCGCCTCGTCCCAGCTGATCGGAGTAAACCGGCCGCTCCCCTTGGGGCCGGTCCGCAGCAGTGGTCTGGTCAGACGCTGAGGCGAGTGGACGGTCTGCTGGTACTGCCGCATCTTGCCGCAGATAAAGCCCTGAGTAATCGGATGATGCGGGTCAGCCTCAATCTTGATTGCCCTGTCATTTTCAACAGTTACCAACAGGCCGCAGGCATCTGGACAGTCATAGGGGCAGACAGAACGGTAGCGCATGGCAGTAACTCCTTGCAGTAGGGCTTGGGTTAAAAGATAGTAGCCTGCCTGTTTTAACAACACAATTCCGAAATGAATTTGACAGAACTCAATTCTTTCGCAATTATCCTGTATAAGTATGCTCTGAAGGAGAGAACACCATGATCATCGTAACCGGGGGCGCCGGCCTGATCGGCAGCGCTGTTGTACATGGCCTGAACCAGCGCGGAATTGAAAATATTATGGTGGTTGACCACCTGGGTCTGACTGAAAAGTGGCGTAACCTGGCGCCGCTCAAGTTCAGGGATTACCTTGAAAAGGATGCCTTTGAGGCCTTGTTGGACAACGGCACCCTGCCAGCACGCCTCTCCGGCCCGCTGCAGGCGATTATCCACCTGGGGGCCTGTTCTGCCACCACGGAGCGGGACGCCAGCTACCTGATCCGCAACAATTTTGAATACTCCCGCAAGGCAGCCCTGTTTGCCAAAGAGCAGGGTGCCCGCTTCATCTACGCCTCCAGCGCAGCCACCTACGGCAACGGCGAACTGGGTTTTTCCGATGACGAAACCCTGCTGACCAAGTTGCGCCCCATGAACATGTACGGTTATTCCAAGCAGTTGTTCGATCTCTGGGCACAGCAGCAGGGGTTGCTGACCGAACTGGTGGGGCTGAAATACTACAACGTCTATGGCCCCAATGAGCAGCACAAGGGGGAGATGCGCTCACTGGTGCAGAAGGCCTTTGAACAGATCTCCGAGACCGGCCGGCTCAAGCTGTTCAAGTCACACCGCCCCGACTACGCCGATGGCGAGCAGGTGCGGGACTTTGTCTATGTCAAGGATGCAGCGGCCATGACCCTGCATTTTCTGGATAACCGTGCGGCAGCCGGTATCTTTAACGTGGGGGGCGGCAGTACTGCCAGCTGGAACCGGCTGGCAACGGCGGTCTTTAATGCCATGGACCTGCCGGTGGCGATTGACTACATCGATATGCCGGAGTCAATCCGCAACACCTACCAGTACCACACCTGCGCCGAGACCGAGAAGATCCGCCAGACCGGCTACACTGCAGCAACCCTTTCACTGGAGGCAGCAGTCAGCGATTACATCCGTAACTATCTGATCCCCAACAAACATCTGGGGGATGCATAAACCAGCCTGCACAAGGAGGAATGATCATGAAAAGCATTGATGCAAAAAGCTTCATCATCGGCATCCTGGTGACCCTGCTAACCGTCTTTGCCGCAGGAGCGGCCCATGACGCCTTTGCTCCCCATGAGATCCAGCGCCTGAAGCAACTGGCCTCCTACCTGCAGGATGACGGCAACCTCAACATGGGCAACCATAAGATTATCATGCTCGGTTCCAGCATTTACGACGACGGCTCCCAGGGGGGCGGCCTGATCATCCGCGGCGGCGCCAACCGGGTCCATCTGCATGGTAATCCGATCATTTACGACCAGCCGGAATTCAGGCAGGCAACCATCAACATCGGCAGTAACCTGAACATGGGCAGCAGGAAGATCATCATGCAGGGCTCGTCCATCTATGATGACGGCTCACAAGGTGGTGGTTTGATCCTGCGCGGCGGCGCCAACCGGATTCACCAGCACGGCAGTTCCATTTTCTACGACAACCCGGAATTCAGGAATACGTTGACCCTGAACAACGACCTGAACATGCAGAATAAAAAGATCATCATGCTGGGTTCATCCATCTTTGACGACGGTTCCCAGGGAGGCGGCCTGCAGATCCACGGCGGCGCCAACCGGATTCATACCTTCGGCCAGATGCTGCCGCATTAAGCTGCCGTACCAACCCTAAAACAACGAGGCACCCGGATTTGTCCAGGTGCCTCGTTTGCTGTGCAGCATTGAATTTACAGGCAGTTTCACCCGACCAGCAGCCGAGTCCCCACCCCGATCAGCGCCGTCAGACCGTACACCAGCCACATCAGTTGCACCGCCTGCAGGATATGCCGTGCCTGCAACGGCTGCAGCGGATCTCCCATAAACGGTCTGGTGCTGGGCTGGCCAAAGTAGCTGTTCACTCCTCCCAGTCGCACCCCCAGGGCACCGGCCACCGCCGCCTCAATCTGGCCGCCGTTGGGGCTGGGGTGATTGTGGCGATCCCGTCGGAAGATCCGCAAGGCATTCCCCGGATGTAACCTTAGCAGCAGGGCTGCGGGGATAACCAGCAAGGCAGTCAGCCGGGCAGGCAGCAAATTGGCCAGGTCATCCAACCGGGCTGATCCCCAGCCAAACTGCAAATAACGCTCGTTTTTGTAGCCAAAGGTGGAATCCAGCGTACTAATCGCCTTGTAGGCCAGTGCCCCCAGCGGCCCCCCTAGACAGGCAAAAAGCAAGGGTGCCGTACAGCCATCCACCGTGTTTTCCGCCACCGACTCCACCGCAGCACGGGTCACCTCACCTTCATCCAGCTGCTCCGTGTCCCGCCCTACCAGCCAGCTTACCCGCTGCCGCGCTGCTGCCAGATCACCAGCCATCAGTGGCCGATACACCGCCAGGGCATGGTCATGCAGGGAACGGGTTGCAAAGCAGGTATAGAGCAGCAGGATTGCTACGATATCTCCTGCCAGTGGATGCAGCAGAGCAGCACCCTTTAACAGACCAAAGCCGATCAGGGTCGTACTGCCCACCACCCAGACAACGGCAACAATACCAGCCAGTTTTGGATTGGGGACAAGGCGACGTAAAGGCGCTTCAGCACGCTGCGCCAGCCAGCCGATCCCCTGCACCGGATGGGGCAACCAGCGGGGATCTCCCAGCAGCAGATCCAGCAGGATCGCCAGGAGTGTCTGTTGGTAGAGGGGGATCATAGCCGCAGCAACCGATAGATTTCCCGCAGATCCAGACTGTTACGCACCGTATCCGCCAAGCGGTCCAGGGCCGGTTCCAGATCATAGCAGGTCCGGATCTGGCCATCGCTCTGCCAACCCTTACGTTGCCGCAGCCGGTCAAGCAACCAGCGCCGGAATGGGTCTGCATCAAAGATCCCATGCAGGTAGCTGCCCCAGATCAGACCGTTGGCACTGCCTGCACCGAGCAGCCTGCCATCCTGTCCGGTGATCAGTGGTTCAATCCCTTCTGCAGTGGTGATGCCGTGGTGGATCTCGTAGCCGCTCAGCAGGCAGCCGGAGGTGAGATGACAACAGCGGGTCTGCAGGGTGGTCTTTTCTTCTGCCATGACCGTATTGATCGCCAGCAGCCCCAATCCTTGTTGTTGCCCAGCCCCGGATTCAATGGCATGGGGATCGCTGATCTGCTGGCCCAGCAACTGAAAACCACCGCAGATGCCGATGATCTCAGTCTGGCCAGCCTGGGCCAGCTCAAGGACGGCTGCTGCCAGTCCGGTCTGTTGCAGCCAGGCCAGGTCAGCCAGGGTATTCTTGCTGCCGGCCAGGATCAGGGCATCAGGCTGGCCAAGTTTCGCTACTGACCGGACGATCCGCAGGCCCACATCCGGCTCCAGCCCTAACGGATCAAGGTCGGTAAAGTTGGAGATGTGCGGCAGGTCCAGCACTGCAATATCAAGCAGTTGGCTATCCTTTGCCCCGGCAGCCAGCAACCCCTGCTTGAAGGAGACCGAATCCTCCTCCGGCAAGCCCAGGTTATGCAGATAGGGAATGGTACCCAGCACCGGCTTATTGGTGTGAAAGCGGGTGTAGGCCAAGGCATCACCCAGCAGGCTTGCATCGCCCCGGAAGCGGTTGATCACAAACCCGGCCACCATGGCCCGTTCCGCCTCGCTTAGAACCTCCATGGTCCCCACAAAGGAGGCAAACACGCCGCCCCGGTCGATATCACCCACCAGCAGCACCGGCGCATGGGCATAGCGGGCCATGTTCATATTCACAATATCATTGGCCTTCAGGTTCACCTCTGCCGGACTGCCCGCCCCTTCCAGCACCATGATCTGATGTTCAGCAGACAGTTCATCGTAGCAACGTCGTACTGTTTTAAAGATCTCAGCCCGTTGCTCTGCATAGTCCTTAAAGTGGGTGGTGCCAATCGCCTTGCCGCAGAGGATCACCTGGGAACCGGTCTCACTATTGGGTTTCAGCAGCACCGGATTCATCCGTACGTCCGGGTCAAGGCGACAGGCCTGGGCCTGCAGCACCTGGGCCCGTCCCATCTCACCGCCGTCACGGGTCACAAAGGAGTTGAGCGACATGTTCTGGGCCTTGAACGGCGCCACATCATAGCCATCCTGCTTCAAGATCCTGCAGAGCGCAGCGGTCAGGATACTCTTGCCGGCGTTGGAGCCGGTGCCCTGAAACATGATCGCCGGGGTTTGACGCTTCACAATTCGTGGCCGTGATGGTGCCAGGATACTCTGCAAAACAGTGTAGAGCCGCTGCTGCTCCGGTTCAGTCCGCACCGCCAGACGGAAGTAGCGGCCATCCAGCCCGCTAAAATTCCCGCAGACCCGCAGGGCGATCCCCTGTTGCAGGGCCAGATCAGCAAGCTGCTGTGCAGCAAGGGTGGGATGATCAAGCCGCAGCAGCAGGAAGTTGGCCTCAGCGGGGTAGACTGTCAGGCCCGACAGGCTGGACAGCAGCGCCGCAAGAGCTTCCCGCTGCCCTGTCACAAAGCTGCGGCTGTGCTGCAGGTACTCTGTATCCTGTACTGCCCGCACCCCCACGGCCTGGGCCAGGCTGTTGACGGTCCAGTTGGGCAGATAGTTTTTAAGCTGCCGGATATGCGCTGCAGCGCCGGTCAGGTAGCCCAGACGCAGGCCGGGAATGGCATACAGCTTGGTTAAAGATGTCAGGATCAGGATATTTTCAGGCCGGTTCTGCTGCAGGCTCTGACTGGCATCGGTAAAGCCGATGAATGACTCATCCACCACAAACAGGGTGGCTGGATGCTCCGCTGCTATCCGGCGCAGGCTGGCAGCATCAAAGGTGCGTCCGGTGGGGTTGTTGGGCTGGCCCAGCAGCACCAGCTGGGCTGGTTTCAGGAACGGTACAAGGCAGGTTGGATCAAGCAGAAAACCGGTATCAGGAGAGAGAAAAAACTGCTCGATGTTCAGACCGGACAGCCGGGCCGGTTCCTCATAATCGGCATAGCTGGGCACCGCTAACAGCAGTGAGGAGCAACCCAGCGCACGGGGCAGCAGGTGCAGCAGTTCTGTGGCTCCGTTACCCACCAGGATCTGGTCAGCCGGAATCCGGTGCAGGGCGGCCAAGGCCTCAACCAGTTCAGTTGCGTCCGGGTCAGGGTAATGGATCAGATCGCTGATCCGGCTTTCAATCAGCGGGCGCAGCCAGTCCGGCGGCCCCAGCGGGTTGATGTTGGCGGAGAAGTCCAGCAGTTCTCCCTGCGGCAGGCCTGCTGCCTGACTCAAGGCACGCAGATTGCCGCCGTGGCTATGTCGTACCGGCTGCCGGGTCTGGCCAGTCATGTCAGGACAGGGTGAACAAGACGGGTTATGCTGACGCAGCGAGCTGTTTTTTCAGGTTATACACCACCCCGGCATTGGCCAGGGCAATGGTTGCATAACGGGACAGCATGGTAAGGAATTCCAGGTGGTCGTTGTGGAACGGTTCTCCCCTGACACCGCCTGAAATGGTCAACACTCCGGCAATACGATCCTGCACCACCAACGGAACTGAAAGGATGCTGGGAGCAGCCAACATAACACCGTCAGGATCTTCCTCCCTGATATCATCAACAAAACCTTCGTCAGTAATATCGCAGATAATCAATGGTTTGCCGTCTACGGCAACCTTGCCGGAGATGCCCTTACCCAGAGGCAGACTGTACTGCTGGGAGTAAAGCGGGTCCAGACCGGTAGCCACCTTTGCCTGCAATGTCGTACCTGATTTGTCCAGCAGCAGTATGTAGCCGCGACGCGCCTGCAGATGCTCAGTAACAAGCTCCACCAGTTTTTTCATGATATCAGGGACACTGAAGGTTGACATAAGCGCCGCACTGATCCGGTTGGCTGATTTCATCATTTCCAGCGTTTCCTGCAGAGCACTGTTTTTTCTGGTCAGTTCACTCAACAGGTGCGCCTTCTTGCGTAACAGCTCCTGTTTTTCCAAAGCCTTTTCAATTACATTGTACAGCACGCTCTCGTCATCCAGCGGCATGACGATATAGTCATAGGCGCCGAGACGGAGCGCCTTGATGATATTGAAACCGGAGTCGTTGGAGCTGAGGATGATGACGTCAATCTCCGGCTTGTGGCGCCTGAAGACCTTCATCATATTGAAACAACTCATGCCGGAAAGCATCAGACCGGTCAGAACCAGATCAAAATCCTGTGCGCTGAAAAGCGGAATCGCCTCTTCAGCCGATGCGGTAACAGACACCAGGTAGCCCTGGGCCTCAAGGATCTCAACCAGAATACTGCTGTTTGCCCGTGAATCGTCTACAACCAGAATATTTGCCGGCCGCGCCATGATTCTGCCCCCTCTGTTGCGTAGGTAACCCGAGCGATACTACGGCATGGATTGGCAAAAGACAACCGTATCCTCACCATAAATTCTTGACAGATGAACTGTTTCTTGGCATCTGTTACAGACATTTCAACACCGAATGGAAGCGAGGAAGAGGGGTGCAAGGCCCCCGCTGCCCCGCAGCCGTAAAGGGAACGAAAGCCCAACCTGTATTCACGCCGGTTTCAGTTCAAGGATGATGGCAAGACGGCAAGGAAGAGGCGACGAAGGCGTACTAGATAAGTACGTTGAGGAAGCCGACGACGAGCCAACGCAGCCAGCGCCTTGAAATGGAAGCGGAGGGTACAGCCACTGGGAAACTGGGAAGGCGGACTAGTAGGGTGCCCATACCGGGACATAAAAACGTCGAGAGGAAGGCTGGATACCAGGCGTAGGTCGCACAACGACCGAGACATACCAGACCAGGTAGCCGAGGAAGTGAGCACCGCGCAACGCAGTAGACAGCTTCCGCAACAGTTTTTGATGACCCGGTTAAGCCGGAAGACCGCTCCATCTGAATAACCCGAGGGAGGTAGCAGGAGATGAAACGGAGTAGACAGAAGTATGCAGTAGCATTGGGGCTGATCCTGGCAGTCTGTGGCTCAGCAATGGCAGAGGAAAAAACCACCCAACTGGGCGAGGTGGTGGTGACCGCCACCCGTGACGAGGTGCCGATTGAGCAGGTGGGCAGCTCCATCACCGTGGTCACGGCCAAGGAGATCGAGCAACAGCAGAAACGGACCGTGGCCGACGCGCTGCGGATGGTGCCGGGACTGGACCTGGTCCGCACCGACAGCTTTGGCGGCACCACCGCCGTGTTCATGCGCGGCGCCAAATCAGAGCATACCCTGGTGCTGATTGACGGCATCCAGATCAATGACCCGTCATCAACCGGCGGCGGCTACAACTTTTCCAATCTGACCACCGACAATATCGAGCGGATCGAGATTTTGCGCGGCCCCCAGAGCACCCTCTACGGCTCCCATGCCATTGGCGGCGTGATCAACATCATCACCAAACGGGGGGATGGCAAACTGAAAGGCTTCCTGTCTGCAGAGGGGGGCTCCTTTGCCACGGCCCGGGAAAGCGCCGGTCTCAATGGCGGCAATGACCTGCTGCAGTACTCATTAAGCGTCTCCCGGCTGGATACCGGTGGTGTTTCCGCAGCGGGTGAGCGGTATGGCAACGTTGAACGGGACGGCTACCAGAACACGGCAGTGGCCGGACGGCTGGGCATCACCCCGACCACCAATTCGGAGATAGACCTGACCCTGCGCTATGACCGTTCCCGCACCTCGGTTGACAACGGTGGTGGTGCCGGAAAGGATGACCCGAACCACGTCATGAAGTCCGACGAGCTGTTTTTCAGGACACAGGGCTGGCTCTCGCTGTTTAACGGGTTGTGGGATCAAAAGCTGGGTGTAT
Above is a window of Trichlorobacter lovleyi SZ DNA encoding:
- the rfaD gene encoding ADP-glyceromanno-heptose 6-epimerase, whose translation is MIIVTGGAGLIGSAVVHGLNQRGIENIMVVDHLGLTEKWRNLAPLKFRDYLEKDAFEALLDNGTLPARLSGPLQAIIHLGACSATTERDASYLIRNNFEYSRKAALFAKEQGARFIYASSAATYGNGELGFSDDETLLTKLRPMNMYGYSKQLFDLWAQQQGLLTELVGLKYYNVYGPNEQHKGEMRSLVQKAFEQISETGRLKLFKSHRPDYADGEQVRDFVYVKDAAAMTLHFLDNRAAAGIFNVGGGSTASWNRLATAVFNAMDLPVAIDYIDMPESIRNTYQYHTCAETEKIRQTGYTAATLSLEAAVSDYIRNYLIPNKHLGDA
- the cbiB gene encoding adenosylcobinamide-phosphate synthase CbiB, producing MIPLYQQTLLAILLDLLLGDPRWLPHPVQGIGWLAQRAEAPLRRLVPNPKLAGIVAVVWVVGSTTLIGFGLLKGAALLHPLAGDIVAILLLYTCFATRSLHDHALAVYRPLMAGDLAAARQRVSWLVGRDTEQLDEGEVTRAAVESVAENTVDGCTAPLLFACLGGPLGALAYKAISTLDSTFGYKNERYLQFGWGSARLDDLANLLPARLTALLVIPAALLLRLHPGNALRIFRRDRHNHPSPNGGQIEAAVAGALGVRLGGVNSYFGQPSTRPFMGDPLQPLQARHILQAVQLMWLVYGLTALIGVGTRLLVG
- a CDS encoding cobyric acid synthase, which translates into the protein MTGQTRQPVRHSHGGNLRALSQAAGLPQGELLDFSANINPLGPPDWLRPLIESRISDLIHYPDPDATELVEALAALHRIPADQILVGNGATELLHLLPRALGCSSLLLAVPSYADYEEPARLSGLNIEQFFLSPDTGFLLDPTCLVPFLKPAQLVLLGQPNNPTGRTFDAASLRRIAAEHPATLFVVDESFIGFTDASQSLQQNRPENILILTSLTKLYAIPGLRLGYLTGAAAHIRQLKNYLPNWTVNSLAQAVGVRAVQDTEYLQHSRSFVTGQREALAALLSSLSGLTVYPAEANFLLLRLDHPTLAAQQLADLALQQGIALRVCGNFSGLDGRYFRLAVRTEPEQQRLYTVLQSILAPSRPRIVKRQTPAIMFQGTGSNAGKSILTAALCRILKQDGYDVAPFKAQNMSLNSFVTRDGGEMGRAQVLQAQACRLDPDVRMNPVLLKPNSETGSQVILCGKAIGTTHFKDYAEQRAEIFKTVRRCYDELSAEHQIMVLEGAGSPAEVNLKANDIVNMNMARYAHAPVLLVGDIDRGGVFASFVGTMEVLSEAERAMVAGFVINRFRGDASLLGDALAYTRFHTNKPVLGTIPYLHNLGLPEEDSVSFKQGLLAAGAKDSQLLDIAVLDLPHISNFTDLDPLGLEPDVGLRIVRSVAKLGQPDALILAGSKNTLADLAWLQQTGLAAAVLELAQAGQTEIIGICGGFQLLGQQISDPHAIESGAGQQQGLGLLAINTVMAEEKTTLQTRCCHLTSGCLLSGYEIHHGITTAEGIEPLITGQDGRLLGAGSANGLIWGSYLHGIFDADPFRRWLLDRLRQRKGWQSDGQIRTCYDLEPALDRLADTVRNSLDLREIYRLLRL
- a CDS encoding response regulator, which gives rise to MARPANILVVDDSRANSSILVEILEAQGYLVSVTASAEEAIPLFSAQDFDLVLTGLMLSGMSCFNMMKVFRRHKPEIDVIILSSNDSGFNIIKALRLGAYDYIVMPLDDESVLYNVIEKALEKQELLRKKAHLLSELTRKNSALQETLEMMKSANRISAALMSTFSVPDIMKKLVELVTEHLQARRGYILLLDKSGTTLQAKVATGLDPLYSQQYSLPLGKGISGKVAVDGKPLIICDITDEGFVDDIREEDPDGVMLAAPSILSVPLVVQDRIAGVLTISGGVRGEPFHNDHLEFLTMLSRYATIALANAGVVYNLKKQLAASA